In one window of Armatimonadota bacterium DNA:
- the tsaD gene encoding tRNA (adenosine(37)-N6)-threonylcarbamoyltransferase complex transferase subunit TsaD, with product MTTERLLVLGIETSCDETGVAVVENGTRARSNVVASSEEFHRRFGGVVPEIASRKQVEVISAVAQEALDDAGVSFGDLSAVAVTYAPGLVGSLVVGVCFAKALAFAHRLPLVAVHHIEAHIYAHFIAAKEAAVAAPPEFPFLALVVSGGHSDLIAVRGHGEYEMLGRTRDDAAGEAFDKGARLLGLGYPGGPAMDAAARNGNAAAVPFPRALIGERGDAGGLPGRDSRWDFSFSGVKTALARFMRETPEAKRASIEDLAASYQEAVVAPLVAKSLGAAQELGFDRVLVAGGVANNSRLRAMMAERAAEAGIEVRFPPPQLCTDNAAMVASAGYFRYRRGQVAGLDLDAYASAKLT from the coding sequence ATGACGACTGAAAGGCTTCTGGTACTGGGTATCGAGACGAGTTGCGATGAAACCGGCGTCGCGGTGGTCGAGAACGGCACGCGCGCGCGGTCGAACGTCGTGGCGTCGTCGGAGGAGTTCCACCGGCGCTTCGGCGGCGTCGTGCCGGAGATCGCGTCGCGCAAGCAGGTCGAGGTGATCAGCGCGGTGGCGCAGGAGGCGCTCGACGACGCGGGCGTGAGCTTCGGGGATCTCTCCGCCGTAGCCGTCACGTACGCGCCGGGGCTGGTCGGATCGCTGGTGGTCGGCGTGTGTTTCGCGAAGGCACTCGCCTTCGCGCACCGACTGCCGTTGGTGGCGGTGCATCACATCGAGGCGCACATCTACGCGCATTTCATCGCCGCCAAGGAGGCGGCGGTCGCAGCGCCGCCCGAGTTTCCGTTCCTCGCGCTCGTCGTATCCGGCGGGCACAGCGATCTCATCGCGGTACGCGGGCACGGCGAGTACGAGATGCTCGGTCGAACGCGCGACGACGCCGCCGGCGAGGCGTTCGACAAAGGCGCGCGGTTGCTGGGACTGGGCTACCCCGGCGGGCCGGCGATGGACGCTGCGGCGCGCAACGGGAACGCGGCCGCCGTCCCCTTTCCCAGAGCGTTGATCGGGGAGCGGGGTGACGCCGGCGGCCTGCCCGGCCGGGACAGCCGGTGGGATTTCAGCTTCAGCGGCGTGAAGACGGCCCTCGCACGCTTCATGCGCGAAACGCCGGAGGCCAAGCGAGCGTCAATCGAGGATCTGGCCGCGTCCTACCAGGAGGCGGTCGTCGCGCCGTTGGTGGCGAAGAGCCTGGGCGCGGCGCAGGAACTCGGGTTCGACCGCGTGCTTGTTGCAGGCGGCGTAGCGAACAACTCCCGCCTGCGGGCGATGATGGCCGAGCGCGCCGCCGAGGCCGGCATCGAGGTGCGGTTCCCCCCGCCGCAGCTGTGCACCGACAACGCGGCGATGGTCGCCAGCGCGGGGTACTTCCGGTATCGGCGGGGACAGGTCGCGGGGCTGGATCTGGATGCGTACGCGTCGGCGAAGCTGACGTAG
- a CDS encoding glycerophosphodiester phosphodiesterase family protein yields MVKRCAHAFAVLLPLLLLCGQGGVADKGVRHMKVIGHRGVRNEVPQNTLAGMRRAIELGLDYIELDLRTTADGKIVDIHNSTVDETTDGTGEVAAMTFAEIRRLDAGSHFAPEFRGERIPLFAEELALAKGRIKLYLDMKRVDPMRVLWLLEQFDMVEDAVYYDGVEQLAAMQKANPRVQVMPHLAGAEAMPALAERLHPKYVERGSGPLDQAAIKAAHDYGAQYFLDIQGAGDNEEHILACLRAGVDAIQTDNARLVLDVLRRAGVERPAPGAAPEPPPVLGDRPDGRKVKIIAHRGALRHAPQNTLPATREAMRLGLDYVEVDLRTTADGLLVDIHNDRVDRVTDGEGAVRDLSYARIRTFDAGSWFAPEFKGTRVPLLGEVLALVKGRMGIYIDWKEAEPEPVVRLLQEFDMTRDVLVHADADICRAVRALDPSIVLMPGAGSADEVRALAESLKPQAIELKWRSFSEDAAAACRELGIIPATSLAGGRGDTPEDMRRAVAAGVELIETDDPEMLLEVLRRS; encoded by the coding sequence ATGGTCAAACGCTGTGCTCACGCATTCGCAGTGCTGCTCCCGCTTCTGCTCCTGTGCGGGCAAGGCGGGGTCGCCGACAAGGGAGTCAGACATATGAAGGTCATCGGCCATCGCGGCGTCCGCAACGAGGTGCCGCAGAACACCCTCGCCGGCATGCGCCGGGCCATCGAGCTCGGCCTCGACTACATCGAACTCGACCTGCGCACGACCGCCGACGGCAAGATCGTGGACATCCACAATTCCACGGTTGACGAGACGACCGACGGCACCGGCGAGGTCGCCGCGATGACGTTCGCCGAAATCCGCCGGCTCGATGCGGGCTCGCACTTCGCCCCGGAGTTCCGCGGCGAGCGCATCCCGCTCTTCGCCGAGGAACTCGCGCTCGCCAAAGGCCGCATCAAGCTCTACCTCGACATGAAGCGCGTCGATCCCATGCGGGTGCTGTGGCTCCTGGAGCAGTTTGACATGGTCGAGGACGCCGTGTACTACGACGGCGTGGAGCAGTTGGCGGCGATGCAAAAGGCCAACCCGCGGGTGCAGGTCATGCCGCATCTCGCAGGGGCCGAAGCGATGCCGGCATTGGCCGAGCGACTGCATCCGAAGTACGTCGAACGCGGCTCCGGGCCGCTCGACCAGGCCGCGATCAAAGCCGCGCACGACTACGGCGCGCAATACTTCCTCGACATTCAGGGGGCGGGTGACAACGAAGAGCATATCCTCGCGTGCCTGCGCGCGGGGGTGGATGCGATACAGACCGATAACGCGCGGTTGGTGCTCGACGTGCTCCGTCGCGCCGGGGTCGAGCGCCCGGCTCCCGGCGCGGCGCCCGAGCCGCCGCCGGTCCTCGGCGACCGACCCGACGGGCGCAAGGTGAAGATCATCGCTCATCGCGGCGCGCTGCGCCACGCTCCGCAGAACACCCTGCCCGCGACGCGAGAGGCGATGCGCCTCGGCCTGGACTACGTCGAGGTGGACCTGCGCACCACCGCCGACGGCCTGCTGGTTGACATTCACAATGACCGCGTGGATCGCGTCACCGACGGCGAGGGGGCGGTGCGCGACTTGAGCTACGCGCGGATCCGCACGTTCGATGCGGGGTCGTGGTTCGCGCCGGAGTTCAAGGGTACGCGCGTCCCGCTGCTTGGCGAAGTCCTCGCGCTGGTGAAGGGCCGCATGGGCATTTACATTGACTGGAAGGAGGCCGAGCCGGAGCCGGTGGTGCGCCTGCTGCAAGAGTTCGACATGACGCGGGACGTGCTGGTGCACGCCGACGCGGACATCTGCCGCGCGGTTCGCGCATTGGATCCGAGCATCGTGCTCATGCCGGGCGCGGGCAGCGCGGACGAGGTGCGCGCGCTGGCGGAGTCGCTCAAGCCCCAGGCGATCGAGCTGAAGTGGCGGTCGTTCTCCGAGGACGCTGCGGCCGCGTGCCGCGAGCTGGGTATCATCCCCGCCACGAGCTTGGCGGGCGGACGCGGCGACACGCCGGAAGATATGCGCCGCGCGGTAGCCGCCGGCGTGGAACTGATCGAGACCGACGACCCGGAGATGCTGCTGGAGGTGCTGCGACGCAGCTAG
- a CDS encoding CooT family nickel-binding protein has translation MCESKVFFEREGKREMILEDVASIVRQGDEWVLTSLFGEKKTVRGALAEMRLLDHEIIFRPE, from the coding sequence ATGTGTGAATCGAAAGTGTTCTTCGAGCGCGAGGGCAAGCGCGAGATGATCCTGGAGGACGTCGCCTCCATCGTGCGCCAGGGCGACGAATGGGTGCTGACGAGCCTCTTCGGGGAGAAGAAGACCGTGCGCGGCGCGCTCGCGGAGATGCGTCTCCTGGATCACGAGATCATCTTCCGCCCGGAGTAA